From a region of the Brachionichthys hirsutus isolate HB-005 chromosome 9, CSIRO-AGI_Bhir_v1, whole genome shotgun sequence genome:
- the boka gene encoding bcl-2-related ovarian killer protein homolog A: protein MEMLRRSSVFAAEVFDRSPTDKELVSQAKALCRDYIHSRLNRAGIGWSRPEHGLAASGGPLGEISTVLLWLGDELEYLRPNVYRNVARQLNITVASEGVVSDAFLAVAADLFSTGVTWGKVVSLYAVAGALAVDCVRHGHPAMVHTIVDCMGEFVRKSLTSWLKRRGGWVDVTKCVVNTDPSFRSHWLVSAACTFGHHLKAVVIYLLRDE, encoded by the exons ATGGAGATGTTGCGCCGCTCCTCTGTGTTTGCCGCTGAGGTGTTTGACCGCTCTCCGACCGACAAGGAGCTTGTGTCCCAGGCCAAAGCGCTGTGCCGGGACTATATTCACTCCAGGCTGAACCGCGCCGGGATCGGCTGGTCCAGACCCGAGCACGGACTGGCTGCCTCGGGTGGACCGCTGGGGGAGATCTCTACAGTGCTGCTGTGGCTGG GTGACGAGCTGGAGTACCTTCGACCCAACGTGTACCGCAACGTAGCGCGACAGCTCAACATCACCGTGGCGTCGGAGGGCGTCGTGTCTGACGCCTTCCTGGCCGTGGCTGCAGACCTTTTCTCCACAG GTGTCACGTGGGGGAAGGTTGTGTCTCTGTACGCCGTCGCCGGAGCCTTGGCTGTAGACTGCGTTCGCCACGGTCATCCAGCTATGGTCCATACCATTGTCGACTGCATGGGGGAGTTCGTCCGCAAGAGTTTGACCTCCTGGTTGAAGAGGAGAGGTGGCTGG GTGGATGTGACTAAATGCGTGGTGAACACTGACCCCAGCTTCCGCTCCCACTGGCTGGTGTCTGCCGCCTGTACCTTCGGGCACCATCTGAAGGCCGTTGTGATATACCTCCTCAGGGACGAGTGA
- the zgc:103559 gene encoding allantoinase, mitochondrial, which translates to MELGQVVRAVRSKRVLLGDDVHPADVVIKDGQIHEILPDVSLRCGGQVLDVGDSVVMPGIVDCHVHVNEPGRTSWEGFWTATRAAAAGGVTTIVDMPLNSIPPTTTLSNLQEKLQEATGKCFVDTAFWGGVIPGNQLELRPMIQAGVAGFKCFLIHSGVAEFPHVTDCDLHAAMRQLKGTGSVLLFHAEKEVQQIAEENGDPTQYSTFLKSRPDVMEIEAIRTVTELCLEFQVRCHIVHLSSAKPLNLIQEARKAGAPLTVETTHHYLSLSAEDIPAGATQAKCCPPIRGSANREELWSALGAGQIDMVVSDHSPCTPDLKKLDTGDFIGAWGGISSLQFGLPLFWSSARKRGFQLSDVARLLSRNTAQLCSLEQRKGSLSPGHDADLVIWDPEREFEIKEANIHHKNKLTPYLGVTLQGVVWATIVRGRLVYREGSFSPEALGKQLLIPPRANQAQL; encoded by the exons ATGGAGCTTGGACAAGTCGTCCGTGCAGTGCGGAGTAAAAGAGTCCTGCTTGGGGACGACGTCCATCCTGCTGACGTAGTAATAAAAGATGGACAAATCCACGAGATCCTTCC TGACGTGTCTCTGCGCTGTGGCGGACAGGTCCTTGACGTCGGGGACAGCGTTGTGATGCCCGGCATCGTAGACTGCCACGTGCACGTGAACGAACCGGGCCGGACCTCCTGGGAGGGCTTCTGGACCGCCACCAGGGCCGCTGCAGCTGGAGGGGTGACCACCATCGTGGACATGCCGCT GAACAGCATCCCTCCGACCACCACGCTCAGCAATCTTCAGGAGAAGCTTCAGGAGGCAACAGGGAAGTGTTTTGTGGACACGGCCTTCTGGGGGGGAGTGATACCTGGCAACCAG TTGGAACTCCGACCCATGATCCAGGCTGGAGTGGCCGGCTTTAAGTGTTTCCTCATCCACAGTGGGGTGGCGGAGTTCCCCCATGTGACTGACTGCGACCTGCACGCCGCCATGAGGCAGCTGAAGGGCACAGGAAGCGTCCTGCTG TTTCATGCTGAGAAGGAAGTTCAGCAAATAGCAGAGGAGAACGGCG ACCCGACTCAGTACTCCACCTTTTTGAAGTCCCGGCCAGATGTCATGGAGATAGAGGCAATTCGCACTGTCACGGAACTCTGCCTCGAGTTCCA GGTACGGTGTCACATCGTTCACTTGTCATCTGCAAAGCCGCTGAACCTGATCCAGGAAGCACGGAAGGCTGGAGCCCCCTTGACTGTGGAGACAACCCACCACTACCTTAGCTTGTCTGCAGAGGACATACCCGCAGGGGCCACACAAGCCAAGTGCTGCCCCCCCATCCGAGGATCCGCCAACCGG GAGGAGTTATGGTCTGCACTGGGAGCTGGCCAGATTGATATGGTGGTGTCTGATCATTCCCCCTGCACCCCGGATCTGAAGAAGCTGGATACCGGAGATTTCATTGGTGCTTGGGGAGGAATTTCTTCTCTACAGTTCG GTTTGCCTCTGTTCTGGAGTTCAGCCAGGAAAAGAGGCTTTCAGTTGTCTGATGTGGCGAGACTCCTCAGCCGGAACACGGCTCAGCTGTGTAGTCTGGAACAAAGGAAAGGCAGCCTCAGCCCGGGCCACGATGCTGATTTGGTCATCTGGGACCCAGAGAGAGAATTTGAA ATTAAAGAAGCAAACATACATCATAAAAACAAG CTCACCCCTTACCTGGGGGTCACCCTGCAAGGAGTGGTGTGGGCCACCATCGTCAGAGGACGGCTGGTGTACAGAGAAGGCTCCTTCTCCCCTGAAGCTCTGGGGAAGCAGCTCCTCATTCCTCCCAGGGCAAATCAAGCCCAGCTGTGA